A DNA window from Engystomops pustulosus chromosome 6, aEngPut4.maternal, whole genome shotgun sequence contains the following coding sequences:
- the LOC140066179 gene encoding uncharacterized protein encodes MAPASKEARKKKQKTPKEAPRLEEEAPKAETPRLEAKDPGPEVQTPGPAAVPNPEAPTTSRVQKPPRKTQEPPKLPPYMRDTVALKLKEVDGRVPDMSKDVFCKKMLLDQGILSHEIFGIQAMVAGIFYVTFISMSVCKRYWEAVKAATPDSPFSKFLCSCLLQREERRIIVSMWNLRTPGKDIETFLQRYCTVVRGPEKVLNCYNLWMGKWAATVLLQKDSASEDGFKHLPQAFMLGNSHGLIYYPDMPQTCRKCGKTGHQMKACKEEACKNCRVTGHETKDCPRKSTCNLCGLTGHVYKTCPQRRKTWAEVAASAPGKGFEARSPAETTKKPKAKVSGDQPAEQKKASKKVTQTSRNVAKPAEVSKLKTGKTKKVTPSPPPAQANSKPSPPPTETTITPLVGVSAVQPPAHKATPQESAALTQTPPPAADPLSYTVENFPNLSSQALVSSSVPTDPGTETETKTKKKRKRKQAESPVAETTRKIVLVENEQPSTPAIDLVLQAEIENMLDYYPESPSFHDLPAPLNPLIDEMLDTAEGSPILQQEEPPDGIGN; translated from the coding sequence ATGGCTCCAGCAAGCAAGGAGGCAAGGAAGAAGAAGCAGAAGACCCCCAAAGAAGCCCCAAGACTGGAGGAGGAAGCCCCAAAGGCTGAAACCCCAAGACTGGAGGCCAAAGACCCAGGACCCGAGGTACAGACCCCAGGACCTGCAGCTGTCCCCAACCCCGAAGCCCCCACCACTTCTCGGGTTCAGAAGCCGCCCAGGAAGACCCAGGAGCCCCCAAAGCTCCCTCCCTACATGAGGGATACGGTGGCCCTGAAGCTGAAGGAGGTGGACGGAAGGGTGCCGGACATGTCCAAGGACGTCTTCTGCAAGAAGATGCTGCTGGACCAGGGGATCCTGAGCCACGAGATCTTTGGGATCCAAGCCATGGTTGCCGGGATCTTTTATGTGACCTTCATCTCCATGTCGGTCTGTAAGAGGTACTGGGAAGCAGTGAAAGCAGCGACGCCGGATTCCCCGTTCTCCAAATTCTTATGCAGTTGCCtgctacagagggaggagaggaggatcatcgTGTCAATGTGGAACCTGCGGACCCCCGGCAAGGACATCGAGACATTCCTCCAAAGGTACTGCACGGTGGTGAGGGGCCCCGAAAAGGTCCTGAACTGCTACAACCTTTGGATGGGCAAGTGGGCTGCGACAGTCCTGCTGCAGAAGGATTCTGCATCAGAAGACGGTTTCAAACACCTGCCCCAAGCATTCATGTTGGGCAACTCCCACGGCCTCATCTATTATCCGGATATGCCGCAAACCTGCAGGAAGTGTGGCAAGACGGGTCATCAGATGAAGGCCTGCAAGGAGGAAGCCTGCAAGAATTGCAGGGTTACAGGCCACGAAACCAAAGATTGTCCCAGAAAGTCTACTTGCAACCTTTGCGGCCTGACTGGACATGTCTACAAAACCTGTCCACAAAGGAGGAAAACATGGGCGGAGGTGGCTGCCTCGGCTCCGGGAAAGGGCTTTGAAGCTCGCTCCCCTGCTGAGACAACAAAGAAGCCCAAGGCAAAGGTGTCGGGTGACCAACCGGCAGAACAAAAGAAGGCGTCAAAGAAGGTGACTCAGACGTCCAGGAATGTGGCCAAGCCCGCAGAGGTGTCAAAACTGAAGACGGGTAAGACAAAGAAGGTGACACCTTCCCCCCCTCCCGCCCAGGCCAACTCcaaaccctcccctccccccactgagaccaccatcacccccctagtCGGGGTCTCAGCAGTTCAGCCACCGGCCCATAAGGCAACCCCCCAGGAATCAGCAGCACTaacccaaacccctccccctgctgctgatcCCCTATCCTACACGGTGGAGAACTTCCCCAACCTCTCCTCCCAAGCCCTTGTCTCTTCCTCTGTccccacagatccaggcactgagaccGAGACAAAGACAAAGAAGAAACGGAAGAGGAAGCAGGCGGAGAGCCCAGTAGCAGAGACCACCAGGAAAATAGTACTGGTGGAGAACGAACAGCCCTCCACTCCCGCTATAGACCTGGTTCTGCAAGCAGAAATTGAGAACATGCTGGATTACTACCCTGAGAGCCCCAGCTTCCACGACCTGCCAGCACCCCTCAATCCGTTGATAGACGAGATGCTGGATACTGCAGAGGGATCCCCGATCCTCCAGCAGGAAGAGCCACCTGACGGGATAGGTAACTAG